The segment GCCGCTCATGAACGAATCCTGTATGAGCAACTGCAAGAGGAAGTGAGAACAGGACCAAGTTCGGTACAACAACTTCTAGAACCCATTGTCTTGGAAATGAGCAAGGAAGATATCGGTGTCATGCTAGAACGGAAAGAGACTATTGAAACCCTAGGCTATAGCTTGGAACGCTTTGGTGAAAGGGAGATTCTTGTCTCAACCATTCCTGATATCTTAGGGAAAAGAGCTTCGAAGGAAGAATTAGTATCCCTTGTTGATAGAATTCTTGATATCGATGAGAAATACGGAGCAGAAAACTTCGAGGATGCACTGCTTAAGGTTACGGCTTGTCATTCAGCAATTCGCGCAGGAGAGTATCTCAACAAGAAGGAAGCCAAGGATTTGCTCCTCAATCTTCTGAATACGAAAAACAAGTACAATTGTTGTCATGGAAGACCTTCCATGATGCTTCTCTCCAAAGCTACCCTTGACAAAGCGATTGGTAGAAAGGGGCCTGAAGCAATTCTCAGATATATGGCACGACATGGTACGGAACCGGAGCGAACCTAGTTATCTTTCAAGTCATCTAATAAAAAGCGAAGACTTTTACTAGACTTTTACTAGATTTTTGCTGAACTAGACGTTTCTTGTTTGACATGTATCGGGTCAACGGAGACAGGATGAAATGGCCGGCACAACTTGGTGGATAGCTAAGGAATACCTGAAGAGATTGGAAATCAACTTCGAAGAGCACGGTAAGAAGACCTTCAGTCTATTTCCAGCTGCTCGCACAGAAACACAAGAAATTGAGGTCTTCCCGGGCAAACAATGGATAACACTGACTACCAGATTAGCTGATTTATCAGGTCTCGACGAGAGCGAACGTCTCGTATTTTTTGAGCGGCTTCTCAAAGCAAACGCCAACCTAGCAGAAGTGAATTTTGGCGTTGACAAGAAGGGCTACCTAATGATTCGTAACATAATCCCAGTTGCAGGCATAAGCTTCGGTTCTTTCAATTCCACATTCAAAGCACATCTTGTCGGTGTGGAGTTTTTCAAAGAGGATCTTTTACCAGATATAGAGAATCAGTGAAGCCCAATCCTTTCACAAGCACTTAGAAAACCAAAAAAAAAAGAGAAAGAAGGGGGAGAATCCCCCTGTATTTATTCTAGCTTCTTCGGCGCCTGATCAGCACGATAATGGCTATGAATGCCATTACAGCTCCACCCACAAGTAACAGCAACATAATAGGTGAACTAGGCTCTTCACCTACCACGTACGAATTAATGATAGACAGGACTTCTCCAGAGGGGGTGAAGACATGGACCTGGTAATAGACTTCCGTGCCTTCTGGATAACCTGGAATCTCTCCAACGTAGTGGTTGTTTGAATCTTCAGACATTGGAGAAATCGAGTTCAACTCGGTTGAGCTCGTACCGTAATGAAGCTCAACCTTGTCAATTGGCACTTCATTTAATATGTCTACGCCTATAGTTACAGGTTCGTTGTGCTGCGGTACCCTGGGACTCACACTAAATGCACCAAATTCGATACCCTCCATACCGGAATTCGACACATAACTGACGAAAACAGGGTCTTGATAGACACTGTAGCCCTCCCACTCGGGGAAGCCAATTGTCACATAGTACATATTGGAGCTGAATGTCCATGCTGTGGCTGAACGGCCCGAACTTGATTCAAATGCGGATCGGAATGTCCCGAGCGGAGTCGTATGGCTAACCACCTCGTATGGAGCTGTGGTATTCTTGCTCCAATCGTAAGTGACACCACCCATAATCATCTCTGCAAAACGAGCACCTGAAGTTTCGAACTCGAACGTCTCAGAGCTCACTGTCTGTTCGTTACCCGAAAGCGTTCCGTTCGCCTTGAATGCAAAATCGGACATCGACACTTCAGCGAGGTAATTCAAACCAAGAGACTTATTCTCCAGGTTATCACGACCGCCTATCATGTCTACTGACCAGTCACCTACAGTGTTGTCAACCTTGAGATCAGCCCAGTTGTTGGTTGCATCATCGGTCTCATTAACATGGCCTTGGAAGTGCACCAAGAAGGACAGTTCTTCAACCGTCACTTCGGTTGGCCGCTCATCGAAGGTTCTGAAATCTGAACCCTGTTGAACATCACTGTACCAACCCCAATAACCGCCCATGGTGTAGGGATAGACAGTTCCATTGATGTCCTCGAAGGTAACACCCCATGTAACCTCATCTGTGAGATTCACACGCATGTGACCAGTGTCATTGAAGTTGCCGAATCTCTCGCCAGGCGTGACAAAGGATACATTGGCAACAGATTTGGGCATCAAATAGTGGCTGAGTTCACCGCTACCTGCATCAGTAAGATCGACATCCATCTCACTATTGTTGTTCACGTCCTCCCAGATTAGGAGACCACTGTATTCGTAGTGCATGCCGATGTTTAGGTAGTGTTTTACATCATCTACAACTGTCGAGACGCCATAGTCTTGACCAACACCAAAGGATAACCAAGTCCATGTCTGCTCATTGGAATCAATCCAATCATAGCCTTTCTCTTCAGCCTCTGCAACGATGTCAGCCCATGTGACATTCTTCGCCATCCAGGCAATATCCCAGTAGCCCGGCTTTGGCTCACCTTCGTCTGTTCGAAGTGTACTATTGATGTTGTCCCACTCGGTCTGATTGACCAGTTCCATGGTGTCAGCATCATACCAGTAGAACGTCTGGTTCCACTCGTAACTCCAAGTGAAGGTATCCAGACCCATCCAAGACTGCAGGTGCATCTCATCGCCATACTGGGTTGCATTAGGCTCCCAGTCAACACCAACCCACATCTTCTCATATTCGTGAGTCCAAGAGTCGGTGGAGCAGTATTCCTCTCTGACGTAGTATTGATCATCAGAGGTGTCAAGGTTACCGTCTAAATCTACTGCACCATTCTCGGGGTTCGTTGTCCATTTCTTGACGCCCCACATACCCCATTCGGGTGTACCAATGACAATGTCGTAGATGTTCTTGTAGACAGCGCTTTCGATTGGCTGAGGACCATAAACTAGGTCGTAACCCCAGCGTTCTCGCATCCTGTAGATGTTCTCCTTGGAGGCATACGCTGTTACCTCTGAACCATCATAGGTGAAATTGTACATCTCATGTGCACTATTAATCTCTACATAGAGATCACTGCTGCATGTTGCATTATGGACATAGTAGACGTCTTTCCAGTACCCTTCCCACTCGAATAGATAGGTCTCACCCAAGAAATCGTAGTTATCTGTGCCTGTAGTCTCATTGTAGTAGACCATAACTAAGTGGGTATCTAGCACTGGTAGCTCCTCATAGTTGTCCAACACTATCTGTGAACCGTTCAGCATCTCATAGTAGTGATATGTTACGTTTTCATTTTCATACCACATGGGCCACTCATTAAGCGAGTAGAATACGTCTCCATAGTAGTCATACTCGTATACTTGGAGAAGTGTGGTCCAGTTGAGAATCCAAGTGGTACCATTTGTCAGAATCAGCTCGTTGGAACTCCAGTAGGTATAGTTTACAAGACCCGTCTGCTCGAAAAGCAGACTGCCATTGTATGTGCCCATCGGAGCACTCCAACCTGCTGATGTCGGATTCCAGATGTGGGTACCGTTTGCAGTTGTATGCTGAGGAGTGGATTTCAGTAGCTGGTAAGTGTCACTACCTATGTCCACGAAGTGGTCGTAGGACACATTGTACACAGGATACCAGGTATTGTTGATTGATACCGATTTCGTAGTGGGTAAAACTCCACCAGTACTCACCTTCTCATTCAGTTGATATTCATAATCAGCATTAGCACCAGGATATGGCATCTCATGCTTAACACCATCAAGTTCAGTAAACCAGAACTTGTGTGTCTCCCAAGTAAGGAGCTTGGCAGTTGAGCCGTCGTATTCCGCCTCAAAATAACGCTTAGGCCACGAGACTTTATACCACTGCCCATCTATTGTGGTGTAGTGATAGCCATCAGTATCATTATACTCGAGGCTGTACAGGTTTCCATCGATGTCAGTCATGTAGTAAGAGCTGGTTCTGCTGTCCCATCTCCAGTCCTCTGCTAGCTCAAGCACGTTGCTTTCACCATATCGGACTATCCAACCTCTGTTATCACGGTTGAATTCAACTTTGTCATAGTACTCAATCTGGACGTTGCTACTATAATCTGCATAATCGTCCCAGCTAGTACCTTGATGAAGTACACCATCGATATCTACCCAGCTGTAGTAGTACTCTCCTCCGTAGTTCCACCCATGATGATATTGCATTGCAGTCAGGAATGATTCACCGGTGCCAAGAGTGACATTATAGATGTGTATTGTTTCATCATATGTCACATAAACCATAGTTCCATTGACGAGTTCATATGCATATACATTCTTGTCGGTCTCAGGATCGTAGTGGTCATACAACAGGATGTTCTCGTATGTGTTTCCACTCCATGAATCATAGGTCTCATGAACCTCGATGGGTAGCTTCTGCCCATCAATCATTATATACGGCGAGCTGCGTCCCAGTAGGAACTCATCGCCAGTCCGAGCACAGAGTGTGTCGTTCTTGAACGCAAGCTGAAGTTCGGGTTTG is part of the Candidatus Thorarchaeota archaeon genome and harbors:
- a CDS encoding type III secretion system chaperone, which translates into the protein MAGTTWWIAKEYLKRLEINFEEHGKKTFSLFPAARTETQEIEVFPGKQWITLTTRLADLSGLDESERLVFFERLLKANANLAEVNFGVDKKGYLMIRNIIPVAGISFGSFNSTFKAHLVGVEFFKEDLLPDIENQ